In a genomic window of Zootoca vivipara chromosome 5, rZooViv1.1, whole genome shotgun sequence:
- the LOC118094003 gene encoding melanotransferrin: MKSVARPSALLLCFQAVFTLDQLNWCTVSDKELAKCSDMSKAFFRANIRPLLTCVKGVSASDCMLMINTSVADVAAADGGTIYQAGKEYNLKPVVGEAYGQDLGTSYYAVAVVRANSSLTIDSLWRTKSCHTGINRTAGWNVPIGFLRDSGRMAVMGCEVAEAVGNYFSASCVPGASGNGYPANLCALCKGDGAGRGKCELSPNEEYYDYMGAFRCLVDGAGEVAFVKHSTVPEATEGLARPSWAQTGLQATDFQLLCRDGSRAAVTAWRSCHLARVPAHAVVAREDMNASLIFQLLNQGQQRFNTEGADFQMFDSSAYDGKNLLFKDSTMELVPIVGQSYQAWLGEEYMHVVRGLDCDPTRLPPFLRWCVLSTEEIWKCSQMAKAFKDKQLKPELQCVSAESPEQCMERIQNRDIDVVSLDGEDIYTAGETYGLVPAAGEHYADEDTNSTYYAVALVRRVADDAFTIFELQGRKSCHAGYGTMAGWKMPIGLLLKKGFIRPQDCNIPKAVSTFFSGSCVPGAQGDGYPDSLCELCIGDLSGHYKCNASSQERYYGHAGAFRCLAERHGDVAFVKHSTVFENTDGNNMDSWASQLRLGDFQLLCPNGARAEVSQFAHCHWGQVPAHAIMVHPDTNALAVFGLLNIAQDFFGNHHKNGFQMFNSTAYRGKDLIFRDSTTAIVPVGERRTAISWLGQPFVEALEGLRASQCSGAALSVNVFLLLLTTSLGLAGFCCS, from the exons atgaAGAGCGTCGCCCGTCCTTCTGCCCTTCTGCTCTGCTTTCAAGCTG TCTTCACCTTGGACCAGCTGAATTGGTGCACAGTCTCTGACAAAGAGCTTGCCAAGTGCAGCGACATGAGCAAAGCCTTCTTCAGGGCCAACATTCGACCCCTGCTGACTTGTGTGAAAGGTGTCTCAGCCAGCGACTGCATGTTGATGATCAAT ACAAGTGTGGCAGATGTGGCAGCCGCGGATGGCGGCACCATTTATCAGGCTGGGAAGGAATACAACCTGAAGCCGGTGGTGGGAGAAGCCTATGGCCAAG ATCTTGGCACCTCCTACTACGCAGTGGCTGTTGTGAGAGCAAACTCCAGCTTGACCATCGACAGCTTGTGGAGGACCAAGTCGTGCCACACGGGCATCAACAGGACGGCCGGCTGGAACGTCCCCATTGGCTTTCTTCGCGACAGCGGACGGATGGCAGTGATGGGCTGTGAGGTAGCTGAAG cGGTGGGCAACTATTTCAGTGCCAGCTGCGTCCCTGGAGCCAGTGGAAACGGCTACCCAGCTAACCTCTGTGCGCTTTGCAAAGGAGACGGGGCTGGTCGGGGGAAATGTGAGCTGAGCCCCAACGAGGAATATTACGACTACATGGGCGCCTTCAG GTGCCTGGTGGACGGAGCAGGGGAGGTGGCCTTTGTGAAACACAGCACAGTCCCCGAAGCCACTGAGG GCCTAGCTCGTCCCTCATGGGCCCAGACGGGGCTTCAGGCCACGGACTTCCAGCTCCTTTGTCGGGATGGCAGCAGAGCAGCAGTGACGGCGTGGAGGTCCTGCCACTTGGCCCGTGTCCCTGCGCACGCCGTGGTGGCCAGGGAGGACATGAATGCGAGCCTCATCTTCCAGCTGCTCAACCAGGGGCAG CAAAGGTTTAACACCGAAGGTGCTGATTTCCAGATGTTTGACTCTTCAGCCTATGATGGGAAGAATCTTCTCTTCAAAGACTCCACTATGGAGCTGGTTCCCATCGTGGGGCAGTCCTACCAGGCCTGGCTGGGAGAGGAGTACATGCATGTCGTGCGGGGACTGGACTGTGACCCGACAA GGCTGCCTCCGTTCCTGCGCTGGTGCGTCTTGTCTACAGAGGAGATCTGGAAATGCAGCCAGATGGCAAAGGCCTTCAAGGACAAGCAGCTGAAGCCGGAGCTGCAGTGTGTTTCAGCTGAGAGTCCCGAGCAGTGCATGGAGCGCATCCAG AACAGAGACATTGACGTTGTGTCTCTGGACGGAGAGGATATTTACACGGCCGGGGAGACGTACGGCCTGGTGCCGGCTGCTGGCGAGCATTACGCAG acgAGGACACCAACAGCACCTACTACGCAGTGGCCCTTGTGAGACGGGTGGCTGATGACGCCTTCACCATCTTCGAGCTGCAAGGAAGGAAGTCCTGCCACGCTGGCTATGGGACAATGGCTGGGTGGAAGATGCCCATTGGCCTCCTGCTGAAGAAGGGGTTCATTCGTCCTCAGGACTGCAACATCCCCAAAG CGGTGAGCACCTTCTTCTCCGGCAGCTGCGTTCCTGGGGCCCAGGGAGATGGCTACCCAGACAGCCTGTGTGAGCTCTGCATTGGGGACCTCAGTGGCCACTACAAGTGCAATGCCAGTAGCCAAGAACGTTACTATGGCCACGCTGGAGCCTTCAG GTGTTTAGCTGAGCGTCATGGCGATGTGGCCTTTGTCAAGCACTCCACAGTCTTTGAAAACACAGATG GGAACAACATGGACTCCTGGGCCTCCCAGCTGCGCCTGGGGGATTTCCAGCTCTTGTGCCCAAATGGTGCCCGTGCGGAAGTTAGCCAGTTTGCCCACTGTCATTGGGGACAGGTGCCCGCCCATGCCATCATGGTCCACCCAGACACAAATGctttggctgtttttggacttctGAACATTGCACAG GACTTCTTTGGCAACCACCATAAAAATGGATTCCAAATGTTCAACTCTACAGCCTACAGAGGGAAAGATTTGATCTTCCGGGACTCCACCACAGCCATTGTGCCAGTCGGGGAGAGGAGGACGGCCATATCCTGGCTGGGGCAGCCATTTGTGGAGGCCCTGGAGGGCCTAAGGGCTTCCCAGTGCTCTGGCGCAG CTTTGTCAGTGAATGTCTTCCTCTTGCTGCTGACGACAAGCCTTGGTCTCGCTGGATTCTGCTGTTCGTGA